GCCAGGTCCCCCTGGCCCCCCTGGTCCTGAAGGCCCCTCCGGAGAGAACGGCTACCCAGGACTGGACGGGGCCAGAGGACTGCCAGGCCTCAAAGGACCTCCAGGACTGCTGGGTCGCAAAGGGGCCAAAGGTGAGGTCCTGGGTCTTTAAAgatggtggaaatatgtcctAAATGTAATATTATGGCCTAGTTTGGTAAGACAATGACAAGTTGGCTGAAGCAGAAACACACTGGCAACCAGGCTGGTAGTAGTAGTGTCATGATGATCCATTTGAATAATTAGGATTGTTTGTGCCATCACAAGTGAAGTTCactacaaccatctctgcatcccTAAACGTCACTTGAATTGATGATAATGTACATGTTCTGCGTAGGTGACATGggcgacagaggagagagaggacccaCAGCGAGAGGGGCTAAAGGAGCACCTGGAGCACCCGGTCTACCAGGTAAAGATACCAGGCACAAGAGGCTACACGCCTACACCATAATAATGAAGGCTATAGCCATAACCACTGTGCTAACCCAATATGCTCCAAGTCTCTATATGCTCAGCTATAACATGGTtagctagctatttagcagtTCCACAGACATGTACAAGTCTCAACCGACCACTCCATCCACAGGTGATCACGGTAGAGCCTCCTATGGCACAGATGGCCGTGACGGCGAGAGAGGGCCACGCGGTGTTCCCGGTATTCCCGGCGTTCCAGGGCCTCCTGGTCGTCCTGGCCTCAACAGCTACTGCGAGTCGTCACAGTGCATCCTTCCTATGGTGGCGTCACCGATATCTGCGAAAGATTCCAGCATGAAAGGGCCAAACGAGGAATAAGATGTGAGTCGGAGACCTAACAGATCCCTGAACGGAGGGGCCACAGGGGCCAAACTATTGAGAGACTAATGGAGGAACTAACTAACGCTCCACGgaagatcagggttggggtcaattccatttaaattcagtcaattcaggaagtaaactgaaattcaagTTAAAAAACGTTTCTCATTGAAAAGCAGGAACATGGAATGGAATTTGAATTCCAGTTAACTTCCTGatttgactgaattgaaatggaaatgaaatgaaaatgtaCCCCCAACCCTGTGGAAGAAACATTAATTAGTTTGATGTGTTTTGATGGTTTGTTGGTTTGcattttgttttattgttttgttaCACCCCTCTAAAATTCTCAGCTGTTGGAACACCCCTATCCGTCTGACagagtttagtttttttttaacctAAGCTCTAGCTTTTGCCATCtttgtactgtaaaataaaaaGAGCATTACATTTTTTGGGTAAACTAATTGTGATATTATTGGGTACTGTAGGCTTTGTGTTTTGTTAAATATGAACCAAGTTAAAACCCAAACAGACCAGACTAACTGTGCTTTAAACAACATTGTGGCGACCATTTTGAGTTCACTGAATTCTGTATGTTTATGTATTTGTGTCAATACTGAACTCATACAAATTACTGGTATACTGTTGGTTCAATGACTTTCATTTGTTTGCAAATATCTTTGTTGCATATCCACTCACCAACCCCTATGCTTTATCGTCTTCCTGATGTAGGATTTTCTTTGTCATGATTAGTTTTTGTGATGGGAGAACTAGGAGGGCAGTGTTGTTTGAAGACATATGTAGAAATGTTATATGCCATTCTTATTTATTATAAAGGTCGGAGGTGACGTCGAAGGTTGTACAAAAgagaaaataaacacattttgaTAAAGTCTTGCATGTTTTGTATGAAAGACTACAACGAAAATCCAGCAACATGTTTGTCTGCTAATTTCACATTAATCTACAGTAGGCCCTATATAGCCATTTTCAGAGGCATGCAGAGTTCTACAAACTATCTCAAATCATTGGATGCCTGTGGGTACAAATATAGCCACAAGGGGACACTAGCAAGCTTGACTGTCACCAGATCTAGGGTGTAACCAACAGCCATTTAAGAAATATCTCCATAAAAGGATTTGATTAATTTGCTGAAAATGCCATTTGTCTTTGTGCATTACTGTGGAAGTTTTCCTATGCAGAAGAAGATGATTGTTATTAAGTATGCCGTGAGGGACATGtaacagggtaggggagggttgaATCAATAAATTACTCTCCTGTAATTGAGCCCAAGCTTCTCATTTAAACCAAAGGCATTTAAGTATACCTTAATTATGTAAAGTTATGTGTCACTAAATGAATCAAACGTACATTATCAGTTTCAAACCGTTTACCATGGGAAAACCTCTACCATGACTCCTCGCtgcttatttttgttcagttagtcATGTTTTGGGGGGATATTCTAGCATAATTACATTGGCTGAATTGGTTTCTCATGATCTTACATGAAACAGTATGGGATCTGCCTCTTTCTCTGCCAGTTCCAGTCAGCAGTCCCATAGACAGATATCCTTCTTGTTAATGCCACTGCTGGTATTACAGGCAGAACAAGCCCACTGGGAGACACTTAATTGAAGCCAATCCATTAAACCAAACAAGACCAATGTAAAACAAGACATTATAGGCCTTCACTAATGGGAGTACAATAGGATATTACAGCGCATTAAATGCCATTCAAAACCAAGTTTTCAGTGTATCATTTTAATGTACTCTCACAAGTTGGTGAACAGTTACAATTTGTCGCTCACGGTACTAAAACACACATCCATTGACAGTATAAATAGCCAACCTAATAATACACATTTTCAAATACATAAATCATCAAGTATCCAAGTATTAAGTTACGCACATCAAAATAAAAAGGCATACAAAATATCGCAGACGTTGAAGTCCAGTTTCAAAGCGAAAAACACAAATCACATTTTGGACATGGCAGTAATTAGTCAACAAGGTTTGATAagagaaaatgaaaaaaataaaaggttCCAGACTTTCAAtaaacaaatattgcaacaattAAGCATTTCATATTAAAAATAGTTACTGAAAGGACTTAGGTGTGTAGACGTCCTGCACAAGACAAAGGCAACATTTTTTTTGTTCCAAGTAGAAAAATGAAACTCCTTTTCTAATGCAGTGGATGACAAACCCACTCGATTGCCTTTTTGTTCCATTTTAATTGTAAGGCATTTCAAGTTTTAACCATTTGGAGGAAGGCATACATCTTTCTATTCAGCATCAAACTGAATCATAAAATTTAAAGGGCTACTTATGTTAAATTATCATAACGGtgctttttaaaatatttttttaaagtattaAGCACCCTTGCCAATTAAAACCTTGGACTGTGTTCAACATGTATAAACCAACATCTGGATGTTCACAAAATGACTTCACTGGCTGTGCTCCTTTCCAATTCAATGGGCACACATAGAGAACACTCACTGTCACTTGTTCACTAACTAACCTCTTTTTTGacactttacattttttaattGAGAAGGGAACACTTGAATTATTTGAGAATGGATTTCCAATGGAAATACTTCAACACAATGGATTTACTAAGAAAAAAGAAGCCTGCCAGGTAGATAAGATAAAGAAAATCAATTCATTTATTTTATAGGGGCATTGTTGGCATGGACTATGATTTAGTTGGCTTTACTACTGGATGCAGCAGTTGTTGCGATGGCCGTTGGAGTCTTTGAAGCGCAGGCGCATCTTTGGACGATACTTCTCTAGGTAGAAAAGCTGCTTGCTGTTGAACGCTCCGCGACGCTTCCTGTTATATGAGAGAAAATACATTGTCATTTCACCTCACCTTAATTGCAGGTCAGTGATATTAATTCAAAACAGTGGGTTTAATAGACTAGCCTCCCTTTTTGAACGAAAAATGTCCCACTGTCACAATGTACTTACACTGTACTAAGGGTTAAGGTACATATAATGCAATTTCAACTTTTCAACTTCTCAATCGCTGCTTAGTCCTATTAATTCAAAACAATGTGTTGTAGCCTCCATTTTAAGATGCTGCAGCTACAGTATATAGAGATCTACTTGAAAGTGTATTTGTATCAGACTTACTGCCGGATGAACTGGACAGCATCTTCGTACTTCATCCCACATTCAATCAAAGCCAGGGCAACCATGACAGGTGCTCTAGGAgcataacacacaaaaaaaaacttgGTAAATACTCAGAAAAAAATGTTGACAAAAGGCAGTTAGGGTTAGAGTACTATGGGACTTTTTCCTTCCAACACAAAATACTGCgtattatggttaattgtttttTGGCATTCTTACTAAAGAACTAGCATCATCAATCTAACACAATTCTGAATATAAATACTTATTACATGTTGTAAAATCCTTGTTACATGATTATAAATGTTTCTATACTAACAAGGGGAAATAAGAACACAAGTTTACCTCCCTAGGCCAGCTACACAGTGGACAGCAATGCAGCAACCAGGCTCCTCCCTAAACTTTGTCTTCAGGAGGTTCAACCAATCATCAACAATCTGGTTAGAGGGAGGAGCTCCATCATCAAACGCCCAATCCTATTGGTGGACAGGAGAGGGAAACGAGTTTCTCAGAAACCAAAACAAAGACGTAGTAGTAACATGATAGTAAAATAGTATTGCATTGGAGATGTAAACAGTGATGTTGAAGCTTACCAGAACCTGTATTCCCTCTTTCCCCACCAAGGTGGAATCATAGGTGGCCTCACATACTCTCACAACGGTGGTCACTCCATACTTCTTCAGTTCCTGTAGAAGAATGTACTTTTATTTTCATATGATCTGCAACATATGCCATTGTCCATTTGACATACTACACAGGGAAGACATTTATATTTTCTAAACTGACCCTTTATATTATGGAAGAGAGGGACTACCTATGAGAATCCAGAACATTCATTATGTTTTATAACAAAATTAATTTCTGATATCATCACTGTGTTAATGATGTGAGGGCTCACCTCAATGAATTTATTCAAAGTGGCATTGGTGGGATTGTGGGTAATGAGGAACCTCATGTTTTTGTAGGTGATCTCCACAGGGGCAGGTCGGTTCATACGCGCCATGGTGAC
This sequence is a window from Coregonus clupeaformis isolate EN_2021a unplaced genomic scaffold, ASM2061545v1 scaf1868, whole genome shotgun sequence. Protein-coding genes within it:
- the LOC121561307 gene encoding protein tyrosine phosphatase type IVA 1 translates to MARMNRPAPVEITYKNMRFLITHNPTNATLNKFIEELKKYGVTTVVRVCEATYDSTLVGKEGIQVLDWAFDDGAPPSNQIVDDWLNLLKTKFREEPGCCIAVHCVAGLGRAPVMVALALIECGMKYEDAVQFIRQKRRGAFNSKQLFYLEKYRPKMRLRFKDSNGHRNNCCIQ